The proteins below come from a single Azospirillum thiophilum genomic window:
- a CDS encoding MucR family transcriptional regulator, which translates to MSIDQTELQSLTARVVAAYVGNNSVPVQDLPTLINSVQAAFRGLGDDKPVQAKAELVPAVAIKKSVTPEYIVCLEDGKKLKMLKRHLKTVYDMTPDEYRAKWALPPEYPMVAPNYAKARSEMATKLGLGRKRAAAE; encoded by the coding sequence ATGAGCATCGATCAAACTGAACTGCAATCGTTGACCGCCAGGGTCGTCGCCGCCTATGTCGGCAACAACTCGGTGCCGGTCCAGGACCTGCCCACGCTGATCAACAGCGTGCAGGCTGCCTTCCGTGGCCTGGGCGACGACAAGCCCGTTCAGGCCAAGGCCGAACTGGTTCCGGCCGTTGCCATCAAGAAGTCGGTTACCCCGGAATACATCGTCTGTCTGGAAGATGGGAAGAAGCTGAAGATGCTGAAACGGCATCTGAAGACCGTCTATGACATGACGCCGGACGAATATCGCGCCAAGTGGGCGCTTCCGCCGGAATATCCGATGGTTGCGCCGAACTACGCCAAGGCGCGTTCGGAGATGGCGACCAAGCTCGGCCTTGGCCGCAAGCGCGCGGCGGCCGAGTAA
- a CDS encoding TerC family protein: protein MITPLTQRHQVDLAMDGIMTMVFLEFLGKPIWIWLIFVGVVLSLLVLDLGVLNRRDRVIGVGESLKLSAFYIAVAMLFGGWIWWSMGGEAGLQYYTGFFVEKSLSLDNVFVISLIFSYFAVPRELQHRVLFWGILGVIVLRGLMIGAGAALVAEFHWILYVFGAFLLLTGIKMLFASDEEMNIGDNAVLRFLKRRIRVTDRFHGHHFVVKEPAGEGGAMRWTATPLLLALVMVELADLVFAVDSVPAIFAITTDPYLVYTSNIFAILGLRALYFALAAMVHRFRYLKYALALVLVFIGGKIFYTQLVAKPDPLIALGVTFALIAGGVLVSLWKTSREDRTAEAG, encoded by the coding sequence TTGATCACTCCGCTGACGCAGCGTCATCAAGTGGATCTTGCGATGGACGGTATAATGACAATGGTTTTCCTCGAATTTTTGGGAAAACCGATCTGGATTTGGCTGATTTTCGTTGGTGTTGTCCTGTCGCTGCTGGTTCTCGATCTGGGTGTTCTGAACCGGCGCGACCGTGTCATCGGGGTTGGCGAAAGTTTGAAGCTGTCGGCCTTCTACATTGCCGTCGCCATGTTGTTCGGCGGCTGGATCTGGTGGTCGATGGGGGGCGAAGCCGGGCTGCAATATTATACGGGATTCTTCGTCGAAAAGAGCCTGTCGCTCGACAACGTCTTCGTCATATCGCTGATCTTCAGCTACTTCGCAGTCCCGCGCGAATTGCAGCACAGGGTGCTGTTCTGGGGCATCCTGGGCGTCATCGTGCTGCGCGGCCTGATGATCGGCGCCGGCGCCGCCCTGGTCGCCGAATTCCACTGGATCCTTTACGTGTTCGGTGCATTCCTGCTGCTGACCGGCATCAAGATGCTGTTCGCGTCGGATGAGGAAATGAACATCGGCGACAATGCGGTGCTGCGCTTCCTGAAGAGACGCATCCGTGTCACCGACCGTTTCCACGGCCACCACTTCGTGGTGAAGGAGCCGGCGGGCGAGGGCGGTGCGATGCGCTGGACGGCGACTCCCCTCCTGCTGGCGCTGGTCATGGTGGAACTTGCCGATCTGGTCTTTGCGGTCGACAGCGTTCCGGCGATCTTCGCCATCACCACCGACCCTTATCTGGTCTACACCAGCAATATCTTCGCGATCCTGGGACTGCGCGCGCTCTATTTCGCGCTCGCCGCCATGGTCCACCGCTTCCGCTATCTCAAATACGCTCTGGCACTGGTACTGGTCTTCATCGGCGGCAAGATCTTCTATACCCAGCTGGTCGCCAAGCCGGATCCGCTGATCGCACTGGGCGTGACCTTCGCCCTGATCGCAGGCGGCGTTCTGGTGTCCCTGTGGAAAACCAGTCGCGAGGATAGGACCGCCGAGGCTGGGTGA
- a CDS encoding acetoacetate--CoA ligase — protein sequence MDTPLWSPSEERIAQANLTAFREAANARFGLRLDGYEALYNWSIAEKERFWRFLWEWAGLTGDLGTVDLLDGNRMPGARWFPEARLSYAENLLAGAPADDAVVFWGEDKVKYRWSGTELRATVSRLQQALKAKGVGKGDRVAAIMPNMPETLAAMIATTSLGAVWSSCSPDFGIQGITDRFGQIEPKVVFAPDAYWYNGKSHDVRAKLVEVLKDLPTVIATVIVPYVEQTPDVSMIPGAVGFQDFMAPHPAAEPVFERVAFDHPLFILYSSGTTGKPKCIVHGTGGTILQHVKEHRLHCDLKPGDRLFYFTTCGWMMWNWLVTGLASGTTLVLYDGSPFAPNGNILFDYAEATKVTLFGTSAKFIQSLEKSGLEPIRTHPLTSLRTLTSTGSPLMPENFEFVYRAIKQDVHLASISGGTDIMSCFVLGNPIAPVWKGEIQTRGLGMAVEAFDDNGMAVRGEKGELVCTRPFPSMPIGFWADPDGSKYRTAYFDRFPDIWVHGDFIEQTEHGGWVIYGRSDTVLNPGGVRIGTAEIYRQVEQLPEIMEAVCIGQEWDGDVRVVLFVVLREGMTLDESLAAAIRKRIKDNCSPRHVPAKIVQVTDIPRTRSGKITELAVRDAVHGRSIKNTEALSNPQALDEFRERSELSGA from the coding sequence ATGGACACTCCGCTGTGGAGCCCGAGTGAGGAACGCATCGCGCAGGCCAACCTGACCGCCTTCCGGGAAGCGGCGAACGCGCGTTTCGGATTGCGGCTCGACGGTTACGAAGCGCTCTACAACTGGTCCATCGCCGAGAAGGAACGGTTCTGGCGTTTCCTGTGGGAGTGGGCGGGACTGACCGGCGACCTGGGTACTGTCGACCTGCTGGACGGCAACAGGATGCCGGGCGCCCGCTGGTTCCCGGAAGCGCGCCTCAGCTATGCCGAAAACCTGCTGGCCGGGGCGCCCGCCGACGATGCCGTGGTCTTCTGGGGCGAGGACAAGGTGAAATACCGCTGGAGCGGCACCGAGTTGAGGGCCACCGTCTCCCGGCTCCAGCAAGCGCTGAAGGCGAAGGGAGTCGGCAAGGGCGACCGCGTCGCGGCCATCATGCCCAACATGCCGGAAACACTCGCGGCGATGATCGCCACCACCAGCCTGGGCGCGGTCTGGTCATCCTGCTCGCCGGATTTCGGCATCCAGGGCATCACCGACCGCTTCGGCCAGATCGAGCCAAAGGTGGTCTTCGCCCCCGATGCCTACTGGTACAATGGCAAGAGCCACGACGTCCGCGCCAAGCTGGTCGAGGTGCTGAAGGACCTGCCGACCGTCATCGCCACCGTCATCGTTCCCTATGTCGAACAGACGCCCGATGTGTCGATGATTCCGGGTGCCGTCGGATTCCAGGACTTCATGGCGCCCCATCCGGCGGCCGAACCGGTCTTCGAACGGGTCGCCTTCGACCACCCGCTGTTCATTCTCTATTCCTCCGGCACCACCGGAAAGCCGAAATGCATCGTCCATGGCACCGGCGGCACCATCCTGCAGCATGTGAAGGAACACCGGCTGCACTGCGACCTGAAGCCCGGCGACCGGCTGTTCTACTTCACCACCTGCGGCTGGATGATGTGGAACTGGCTGGTGACCGGGCTGGCCAGCGGCACGACGCTGGTCCTCTATGACGGATCGCCCTTCGCGCCGAACGGCAACATCCTGTTCGACTATGCCGAAGCCACGAAGGTGACCCTGTTCGGTACCTCTGCCAAGTTCATCCAGTCGCTGGAGAAGTCAGGGTTGGAGCCGATCAGGACCCACCCGCTGACAAGCTTGCGGACACTGACCTCTACCGGCTCGCCGCTGATGCCGGAGAATTTCGAGTTCGTCTACCGCGCGATCAAACAGGATGTCCATCTCGCCTCGATCAGCGGCGGAACCGACATCATGTCGTGCTTCGTGCTGGGCAACCCCATCGCTCCGGTCTGGAAGGGCGAGATCCAGACTCGTGGACTTGGCATGGCGGTGGAAGCCTTCGACGACAACGGCATGGCGGTGCGCGGCGAAAAAGGTGAACTGGTCTGCACCCGTCCCTTCCCCAGCATGCCGATCGGCTTCTGGGCCGATCCCGACGGATCGAAATACCGCACCGCCTATTTCGACCGCTTCCCCGACATCTGGGTCCATGGCGACTTCATAGAGCAGACCGAACATGGCGGCTGGGTAATCTACGGCCGGTCGGACACGGTGCTGAACCCCGGCGGCGTGCGCATCGGCACGGCTGAGATCTACCGTCAGGTCGAACAGCTGCCGGAGATCATGGAGGCGGTCTGCATCGGACAGGAATGGGACGGCGACGTCCGCGTCGTGCTGTTCGTCGTCTTGCGCGAGGGCATGACGCTTGACGAGAGCCTTGCCGCAGCCATCCGCAAGCGGATCAAGGACAATTGCTCTCCCCGCCACGTCCCGGCGAAGATCGTGCAGGTCACCGACATCCCGCGCACGCGCTCCGGCAAGATCACCGAACTGGCGGTGCGCGATGCCGTCCACGGCCGCTCGATCAAGAACACCGAGGCGCTGTCCAATCCGCAGGCCCTCGACGAGTTCCGCGAACGGTCCGAATTGAGTGGTGCTTGA
- the rpoH gene encoding RNA polymerase sigma factor RpoH — protein MLKKLLTGENASLTRYIEESKRFPILAPDVERDLAIAWRERGSPQALEQLVGSHLRLVIKIARGFGGYGLPLVDLVAEGNVGLMQAAQKFDPQRGFRFATYATWWIRAAIQEYILHSWSLVKMGTTAAQKKLFFNLRRLKSQMAELEQGDLSPETVATIAAELDVPETEVVEMNRRLAANDSSLDATLSSDGETNWLELLADDRPTQDTMLAEADELALRRRLVGQALDRLDARERRILFERRMKDDPSTLEALSQQFSVSRERVRQIEVRAFEKLQKAVLSAAQALRRPVTPMVA, from the coding sequence GTGCTGAAGAAACTGCTGACCGGTGAAAACGCCAGCCTGACCCGCTACATTGAAGAATCCAAGCGCTTCCCCATCCTCGCACCGGATGTCGAGCGCGATCTTGCCATCGCATGGCGGGAGCGTGGAAGTCCGCAGGCGCTGGAACAGCTCGTAGGCAGCCATCTGCGCCTCGTCATCAAGATCGCCCGCGGCTTTGGCGGTTATGGCCTCCCGCTGGTCGACCTTGTGGCGGAAGGCAATGTCGGCCTGATGCAGGCAGCTCAGAAATTCGATCCGCAGCGCGGCTTCCGCTTCGCCACCTACGCCACTTGGTGGATCCGGGCCGCGATCCAGGAATATATCCTGCATAGCTGGTCCTTGGTGAAGATGGGCACGACCGCTGCGCAGAAGAAGCTCTTCTTCAATCTGCGCCGTCTGAAGAGCCAGATGGCCGAGTTGGAACAGGGCGACCTCTCGCCGGAGACTGTGGCGACCATCGCCGCGGAACTGGATGTGCCGGAGACCGAGGTGGTTGAGATGAACCGCCGGCTTGCCGCCAACGACAGTTCGCTTGATGCCACGCTCTCGAGCGACGGAGAGACAAACTGGCTGGAGCTCCTGGCCGACGACCGCCCCACCCAGGATACCATGCTGGCCGAAGCTGACGAACTGGCGCTGCGCCGCCGTTTGGTCGGGCAGGCATTGGACCGGTTGGACGCTCGCGAACGGCGTATCCTGTTCGAGCGCCGGATGAAGGACGACCCATCCACCTTGGAGGCACTGAGCCAGCAATTCTCGGTATCGCGCGAGCGCGTGCGCCAGATCGAGGTTCGGGCCTTCGAGAAACTCCAGAAGGCAGTGCTCAGCGCTGCGCAGGCCTTGCGCCGTCCGGTCACTCCGATGGTGGCCTAA
- a CDS encoding HU family DNA-binding protein, which produces MNQAELIETVATNAGIKKADAAKVVQAVFEGISGALGRGEDVRLAGFGIFEVAERAAREGRNPRTGEVVAIAASKAPKFKPAKQLRDLVNG; this is translated from the coding sequence ATGAACCAGGCCGAACTGATCGAAACCGTCGCCACCAATGCCGGCATCAAGAAGGCCGACGCGGCCAAGGTCGTTCAGGCGGTGTTCGAGGGCATCTCCGGCGCGCTGGGCCGGGGCGAGGACGTGCGTCTGGCCGGTTTCGGGATTTTCGAGGTGGCCGAGCGTGCCGCCCGCGAAGGCCGCAACCCGCGTACCGGCGAGGTCGTTGCCATCGCCGCGTCGAAGGCTCCGAAATTCAAGCCGGCCAAGCAGCTGCGCGATCTGGTGAACGGCTGA